The Knoellia sp. S7-12 region TTGCGCCACACCGGCCGCGACCTCGAGGCCCTCCTCGGCGAAGACGGCCACGCCGTCCGAACCCCTCACCAGCTCGGCCGAGTCGAGCGACCGCGTGAGGTGAAGGTCGTAGGCCGACCCGAGCTTCACACCGATGCGTATGCCGGCCCGGTCCACGTCCGCGGCCGAGCGAAGGGGCGAACCTTCGCGGACGGCATACGCGCCCTGGATGAGGACGTAGGGCGCCGTGAACGCGAGCTCCTCCGCCCGCACCGGGTCCACGGCCAGGAAGCAGACGTCCGCGGCCCCGTCACGAACCGCGTCGACCGACTTGCGGGCCGCGTCCCAGAGGACGAGCTCGACCGGCACGCCCAGCCGTCGGCCGAGCTCGTGGGCGATGTCGATGGTGATGCCCGCGGGGGCGTCGGAGGATCCGTTGGTCAGCACCGCGTTGCCGAGGTTGATCGAGGCGCGCAGCACCCCGGTCGGGGCAAGGTCGTCAGGGCTCGTCACGCCACGATGCTCTCATCCGTGGCGTCCCAGGTGTACCCAACGTGGTGGCCGGGTACATCTCGGCGAGGGTCGTCCGCCCATCCTGCCGCCCGCTCACACCCATTCTCAGGGCTCACTCCGCACCAATCGCTGCTGCGTGTAGTCGTCCTTGATCAGTTCGGGCTGACGGGATGCCCAGAACCGCACCATGTTGAGGCCCTTTGCCCATTCGCGTGACGATTCTTCGATCTGGGCGACGACACCGCCGCTCGAGTTGATCATCTGGACCCGAGCACCTCGGTTGGCGCGGTTGATGGTCGCCGCCGGCAGCGCCCGGAGTTCACGAAGGTCGCTCACTGCCACGCTCGTCCTGCCGGGCCGTCGCTCGATCCGATCCGGGCCGAGGACCAGTCGGAACGTCAGAAGCGCGTAGGCCGCGAGAGGAAGGATCACGACGAAGAAGATCGTGAGGACCCATCCCGCAGCGGCGGCAAGCCACGGGACGTCCTGCCCCGCACCCTGGGTCACCAGCCCGTAGAGTCCGAAAAGGAGGCCGACCCACAGGACGGCCATCACGGGGACACTCACCAGCCGAGCCCAGGCAGGTGCACGCATGACGACAGGGTCGGGGAGTTCTCCCCATTGAGAGCTGGCCATGCCCTCAGTATCGTCACCGCGGGGGCTTGCAGCAGCGGTGCCCTGCATCGAGCGCAAGGAACGAAAGGTCCACACGATGACGTACGACGTGACGCCGGCCGACATCCGACGACATGCGACCGCGGTCTCGACCGTCGCGACGACGTTGGGCCAAATGAAGGAAGCGAGTTCCGTCAGCGGCGACAGCTACGGGCTGCTGCTTTCGTGGCTCCCCGGGTGGATCAACGGAACCGGTGACGACGTCAAGGGAACTCTCGACCAGGTGGCGACCAACGCTGCAGAGGCCGTCAACGGCCTGCGCGTGATGGCTGACCAGTACGAGACCGACGACCAGAATGCCGTGTTTGAACTGAGGACGAGCTACCCATGAGCAACAACCCCTTCACCGTCACGGACACAGCCAGCTCGCCGGACGGCGCTGGTCTTGGCTTCCAAGAGGGCTCGGGCTGGACCTCCGGCGCCGGGATCATCGACAGCGGCAGCCAGACCATCACGGCCCTCTGCAACGGAGACTGGGTCGATGCCGCCCTGAGCGGTGTCGCACTGGTCCTGGACGCAGCGGCAACCGCAGCCGACCCGCTGGGTTCAGTTTTTGCGGCGGGAATCGGTTGGCTCATCGACCACCTCAACCCGATCAAGGGTTGGTTTGAAGAAGTCGCAGGCAATCCTGGGGGCGCTGTCGCCCAAGCCCAGACCTGGGGTCTCATCAGCGCCGGCCTCACGCCTGCCGGTGCGGACTGGGACACCTCCGCAACAAATCTGATGAAGCCTCAGTCCGGGCCCGCCGTCGAGGCCTACGTCGGCTGGCAGGAGACCCACACGGCCGCGATCGCGCAACTGGTGGATGCAACAAACGGGATGCAGAATGCGATCTCCGTCGCGGCCGGAGTAGTGGGGTTCGTCCATGGGTTCCTCCGCGACATTCTGGCGCAGCTTGTCGGTGCGGCACTCAGCTGGCTCGCTGAGGCGTTCCTCTCCCTCGGCACGCTGATCCCTTGGATCTGCGCTCAGATCGGCACACGCGTTGCCGCAGTGACAGCGAAGTGCTCGAACTTCGTCACAGGCATCGTGCGCTCGGGAAGCAAACTGGGGGACCTCCTCAAGGCTCTCGGCACCTGGGGCAAGAACCTGCTCAAGTTCCTCGACAAGATCAAGGCCAACCCCAACCTGCGCACGGCCCCATCGCGGCATGCCGGCCCGCCTGGCCCCATTCCGGATATTCCGCCATGGCAGTGGAAACCGCCGGAGGGCTTCAACCCGAATCCGGGACGACACGCCGCCCCCATGCCCACCTTCGCCGAGGCGATGGCGGACGGAGGCAGGGGTGCCGTCCGAGACAGCCCCTACACGGCAGGGACCAACAGCACTGACGGGGCCAAGTCCGGACTCGACGCCCAAGGTGAACCCGAGAAGTGACTCACTTTGCGCGACTGGAGCGACCAGCCGCGCGACCCGTTCTCGTGAGGCCCAGGGTCATGGAGTGGTGAGGGCTTTGACCAGTCCCACCACCAGGGTGACCGGATAGAAACCGAGCCCGGCCACCACGATGGTCCAGAACACCCACCGTGTGATGAGTCCCGCCTGCGTGCGGATGTCAGGCTCGGGAGATCTGAACGAGGCAAAGAAGCGTGAGTTCGCGAGGACCCCGTAGCGCCCGCGAGCATCCTGCTCAAACGGACGCCACCAGCTGTCAGAGCGCAGCCCCACGATGAGTCCCCGGACGAACGGCACGGCGAACAGCATCCAGATCCCACCGAACAGCACCAGTCCAAGGCTCGACGCCGCGATGACCGGACCGTCGGGGTTCAACTGCGTCATGGATTCGAGTCTCCGCATCAGGGTGTCGTGAACGCGCCGACCCTACCGGGCGACCCTTCGCACCGCTTCGTGACGCAGCGCTCCCTGCAGCTATCGTCGGGGCCATGAGTGACCAGAGGGGATACTCCGGTCCGGAGGAGGCGCTGGCGGCCATCGCTGCCCAGACCGCCGCAGCCGAGCCGCAGGCCGAGCATGCACGTAGGTGGAGTGCTGAGGTTGCCACCATCCAAGGCGTCGGAGTCGCCGAACAAGGCGACGTGCGGGCCGCTGTCGACATCCAGGGGCTCCTCACAGGATTGTCCGTGAAGGACACGGTCACCTCTCGCGGCGGCCGAGCGACCACGGCAGCAATCCAGCAGGCCATCCGCGGGGCGCAGGAATCTGTTCGTCAGCAGGCGCAGGCCTCGTCCGAACGTGCGTGGGGTCCGGGGTCCGCGACCTCCGAAGCGTTCCGCGGCGAGGTGGAGGCCGCGACTCCCCTCATCGAGGTGGAACCGCTCGCGACCGACGGGCGGTCGGCCCCTCGCGCTGAGCCCAGCCGGCCCGACAACGATGGAGGAACCTGGTGATGAACCCCTCGATCTTCGACGGCGACACTCCGGGAGAGTTCGAGCTCAATCGTCTCGTCCAGCAGGCCCAGGCCGCGATGGAGTGGCGCGCCAGCGTCAACGCTCTGCGTGGCCGAACCAACAAGGACGGCGTGGATGTCGAGGTCAGCGCGAGTGGCGGCGTCGTGAGCGTTGCTGTTTCGGATGCCGCGTGCGCGAGTGGCGGCGAGGCCGTGTCCGGGCAGGTGCTGGATGCCGTTCTGGAGGCGCAACAGGACCTCGCGCGTCAGCTCCGCGCGTCCGCCATCGAGACCTTCGGTGAGGACTCGCCCCAGGCGCGCACCGTTGAGAATGCGACCGGCTCCCGTTTCACCCGAGCGGTCGTCCTCACCAATGATCCGGACGACGACCGCGACCGCAGGTGACGCTGCACCCCGTCGGGTGAACGTCGAGAAGTGAGGCGATCCGCCTCTGCTGCCGACTCATCGACTCAGAGGTGGAGGGGAAGGGTCAGCGGATAGGCCACGGCGGCGATGGCACCGATCCAGATGACATATCGGAACACCAGTCCGACCGTCGTTCGACTGTCCTCCGGTGGCGCCCGAAAGGGCGTCTGCCATCGGTGGTTCGCCATGAAGGTGTAGCGACCCCATGGTTGGCGCTCAAAGGGGAGCCAAGGGTTCCGGGCCCTCACGGCCCGGACCACGTGGTACGTAAAGGGCACCAGGAACATCCCCGCAACGAAACCGAAGAACAGCACGAAGAACACCGTGAGGCTGCCGACCTGCGAGGTGCCGACCAGCCAGAGGACGACGAGCCAGATCACTGTCGGAAGGACCGCCGTCAGCCAACCATTGCCGCGCCAATCCTTGCCGGCGGGAGGCTCGGAAGTCACAGATCACGCCCAGTGATGATCGCGGAGTCAGCAGCACGCACCACTCTCATTCGGCGGCCGGCTCCGAAACGGCTTCAGCAGAACCGGATTCGAGCAGCGTGACGAAGCCTGCCTCGTCGAGGATGGTCAGCTCGAGCTCGCGCGCCTTGCCCTCCTTGGATCCGGCTCCGGGACCGACGACGACATAGTCGGTCTTCTTGGAGACCGAGCCCGATGCCTTGCCACCTCGGGCGAGGATCGCCTCCTTGGCCTCGTCGCGACTGAAGCCCTCCATCGACCCGGTGACGACGACGGTGAGGCCTTGGAGGGTCTGCTCGATCGAGGCGTCGCGCTCGTCCTCCATGCGCACCCCATCGGCGGCCCACTGGTCGACGATCGCGACGTGCCACTCGTTGCCCTCGCGGTCGAACCAGTCGCGCACCGACTCGGCGATGATGCCGCCGACGCCCTCGACGCCCGACAACTCCTCGACACTCGCCGCGCGAATCCCGTCCATGGACCCGAAGTGCTGGGCCAGGGCCCGTGCCGCCGTCGGCCCCACGTGGCGGATCGAGAGTCCGACGAGAACGCGCCACAACGGCTGTGCCCTGGCTGACTCGAGGTTGGCGACGAGCTTGGCACCGTTGGCCGAGAGCACGCGTCCCTCGATGACAGACTCGGCCGGATCGGACTTCTTGGCTGCGCGTGTGTAGAGCGGCACCCGGGCGATGTCGGCCTCGGTCAGCCCGAACAGCGTGGACTCGTCCTGCAGCACCCCTGACTCGAGGAGGGCGACGGAGCCCTCCCAACCGAGTGCCTCGATGTCGAAGGCGCCACGACCGGCGAGCCCGGACAACCGCTCGCGCAGCTGAGAGGGGCAGGAGCGCGAGTTCGGACAGCGGATGTCCTTGTCGCCCTCCTTGGCCGGAGCCAGGGTCGTGCCACAGGCCGGGCACTCGGTCGGCATGACGAACTCACGCTCGCTGCCATCACGCAGGTCGACGACGGGGCCGAGGATCTCCGGGATGACATCACCGGCCTTGCGCAGGACGATCGTGTCGCCGATGAGCACGCCCTTGCGGGTGACCTCGGTGGCGTTGTGCAGGGTGGCCCGCTCCACGGTCGACCCCGCGACGACCACGGGCTTCATCACGCCGAAGGGCGTGACGCGACCGGTGCGACCGACGTTGACCTGGATGTCGAGGAGGACGGTGTTGACCTCCTCCGGCGGGTACTTGTAGGCGATGGCCCAGCGCGGCGCGCGCGACGTGGCCCCGAGTTGGCGCTGCACCGAGATCTCATCGACCTTGACGACGACGCCATCGATCTCGTGCTCGACGTCGTGGCGGTGCTCCCCCGTCGACACGATGAACTCGTTGACCGCCTCGATGGTGTCGACGACGCGGAAATGGGTCGAGACCGGCATACCCCACGCCTTCAACGCGGCATACGCCTCGCTCTGTCGCATGAGGGCGAAGCCCTCGCGCTTGCCGATGCCATGGACGAGCATCCGCAGCGGCCGGGTCGCAGTGACGCGAGGGTCCTTCATCCGCAGCGACCCGGCAGCGGCGTTGCGCGGGTTGGCAAACGGCGCCTTGCCCGCCTCGACGAGCGAGGCGTTGAGGTCACCGAACGCCTCGATCGGGAAGAAGATCTCCCCACGCACCTCCACGAGATCGGGCACCGGATGCTTCTTGGTCCCCTTGAGCTCGGTGGGTATGCCGTCGATCGTGCGGACGTTGAGCGTCACGTCCTCGCCCGTGCGACCGTCGCCGCGGGTCAGGGCGCGCGTGAGACGCCCCTTCTCGTAGAGGAGGTTGATGGCGAGACCGTCGATCTTGAGCTCGCAGAGGAAGTGAAAGCCAGACGGCGCGTCACGTGCCACGCGGGCCGACCACTCGAGCATCTCGTCCGGCGAGAACGCGTTGTCGAGGCTGAGCAACCGCTCGAGGTGGTCGACGGCCTGGAAGCCAGTCGAGAAGATCGCGCCACCCACGGACTGGGTGGGGCTCTCGGGCGTGCGCAGCGAGGGAAACTCGTCCTCGAGGGCGTTGAGCCGCTTCATCAACCGGTCGTACTCACCGTCGCTCACGGTCGGCGAGTCCTTGACATGGTAGGCGAATTGGTGGGCCGTCGCCTGCTCGGCGAGGTCGGTCCACTCGTGCCTGATGTCGTCGGGAACCTCTGCCACCACGTCGGTCTCGCTCACCTGCTCATCCTGCCGCACCGCACCGACATATCTGCGTGTCGCACCACCACTGCCGGTGGCGGGTGACGGTGCTGTGCCAGAGTGCGGTCACCGATCACACGAGCCAGGGGGCCCACATGACCGATGACAGCCGCGAGCCGTTTCGCGGGGGCACAGGAACAGTCGCCGACTTCCTGGCGTCCTTCGACGGCGACGTCGACGCCGCCATCGCGGCCCTGCGGGCCCACCACGGGGGCACCCCGCCGGTGGCTCGCGTCCCGCGTCGCCCCCGCCGTGAACGATCGGGCGATCACATCATCACGGTGAGTGACCTGCGCAAGACCTACAAGATGGGGCGACAGAAGGTGAGCGCCCTGGGCGGTGTCTCCCTCGAGATCGACCGCGGGGAGTTCGTCGCGCTCACGGGTGCGAGCGGCAGCGGCAAGAGCACCCTGCTCCAGATCATCGGCGGTCTCGACAAGCCGAGTGGTGGCACGGTCCTTGTCGATGGCGTCGACATCGGCCGTCTCGGTGACGCCAAACTCTCCCGGTTCCGCAACCGCACCATCGGCTTCGTGTTCCAGTTCTTCTACCTCCAGCCGTTCCTGCGCCTGGCGACCAACACCGAGGTCCCCGGGATGTTCGCCCGAACCCCCCGCAAACAGCGTCGGGCCCAGGCACTCAGCCTCATCGAGGAGGTCGGGCTCTCCGACCGCTCCCGGCACC contains the following coding sequences:
- the ligA gene encoding NAD-dependent DNA ligase LigA produces the protein MSETDVVAEVPDDIRHEWTDLAEQATAHQFAYHVKDSPTVSDGEYDRLMKRLNALEDEFPSLRTPESPTQSVGGAIFSTGFQAVDHLERLLSLDNAFSPDEMLEWSARVARDAPSGFHFLCELKIDGLAINLLYEKGRLTRALTRGDGRTGEDVTLNVRTIDGIPTELKGTKKHPVPDLVEVRGEIFFPIEAFGDLNASLVEAGKAPFANPRNAAAGSLRMKDPRVTATRPLRMLVHGIGKREGFALMRQSEAYAALKAWGMPVSTHFRVVDTIEAVNEFIVSTGEHRHDVEHEIDGVVVKVDEISVQRQLGATSRAPRWAIAYKYPPEEVNTVLLDIQVNVGRTGRVTPFGVMKPVVVAGSTVERATLHNATEVTRKGVLIGDTIVLRKAGDVIPEILGPVVDLRDGSEREFVMPTECPACGTTLAPAKEGDKDIRCPNSRSCPSQLRERLSGLAGRGAFDIEALGWEGSVALLESGVLQDESTLFGLTEADIARVPLYTRAAKKSDPAESVIEGRVLSANGAKLVANLESARAQPLWRVLVGLSIRHVGPTAARALAQHFGSMDGIRAASVEELSGVEGVGGIIAESVRDWFDREGNEWHVAIVDQWAADGVRMEDERDASIEQTLQGLTVVVTGSMEGFSRDEAKEAILARGGKASGSVSKKTDYVVVGPGAGSKEGKARELELTILDEAGFVTLLESGSAEAVSEPAAE
- a CDS encoding type VII secretion target, with product MTYDVTPADIRRHATAVSTVATTLGQMKEASSVSGDSYGLLLSWLPGWINGTGDDVKGTLDQVATNAAEAVNGLRVMADQYETDDQNAVFELRTSYP
- a CDS encoding ABC transporter ATP-binding protein; its protein translation is MTDDSREPFRGGTGTVADFLASFDGDVDAAIAALRAHHGGTPPVARVPRRPRRERSGDHIITVSDLRKTYKMGRQKVSALGGVSLEIDRGEFVALTGASGSGKSTLLQIIGGLDKPSGGTVLVDGVDIGRLGDAKLSRFRNRTIGFVFQFFYLQPFLRLATNTEVPGMFARTPRKQRRAQALSLIEEVGLSDRSRHLPREMSGGQMQRAAIARALLNQPAVLLADEPTGNLDSATGASIIELFERIRDEFGTTIVIVTHDDDLALRADRTIRLSDGVIVAQDVVA
- a CDS encoding transporter substrate-binding domain-containing protein, with protein sequence MTSPDDLAPTGVLRASINLGNAVLTNGSSDAPAGITIDIAHELGRRLGVPVELVLWDAARKSVDAVRDGAADVCFLAVDPVRAEELAFTAPYVLIQGAYAVREGSPLRSAADVDRAGIRIGVKLGSAYDLHLTRSLDSAELVRGSDGVAVFAEEGLEVAAGVAQPIEAYVVANPGLRVLDGAFMQIPQAVAVSRRHDDATISWVSSVVDELIETGWVAEALARHGHDPALAASPGAH